One segment of Fuscovulum ytuae DNA contains the following:
- the lpxA gene encoding acyl-ACP--UDP-N-acetylglucosamine O-acyltransferase, whose protein sequence is MMSIHPEARIHPSAVIEEGAVIGAGCEVGPFSVIGPEVVLKDRVVVKSHAVVTGWTEVGEESVIFPFATVGEVPQDLKYKGEKTRLVIGKRCRIREAATLNIGTEGGGGVTRLGDDVLVMTGAHVGHDAQIGNRVILVNHVAIAGHCVLGDDVIVGGLSGVHQFVRIGQGAIIGAVTMVTNDVIPYGLVQAPRGELDGLNLVGLKRRGVERGEITALRAAYQMLAQGEGTFLDRARKLSEETDSAYVREVTEFVLSASDRSFLTPK, encoded by the coding sequence ATGATGTCCATTCATCCAGAGGCGCGCATCCATCCTTCGGCCGTGATCGAAGAGGGCGCGGTGATCGGCGCGGGCTGCGAAGTGGGCCCTTTTTCGGTGATCGGGCCGGAAGTTGTGCTGAAGGACCGGGTCGTGGTGAAAAGCCATGCCGTTGTCACCGGTTGGACCGAAGTGGGGGAGGAGTCGGTCATCTTCCCCTTTGCGACAGTCGGCGAGGTGCCTCAGGACTTGAAATACAAGGGCGAAAAGACGCGGTTGGTGATCGGTAAGCGCTGCCGCATCCGCGAGGCGGCGACCTTGAACATCGGCACCGAGGGCGGTGGCGGCGTAACGCGGCTGGGCGACGATGTGCTGGTGATGACAGGCGCGCATGTGGGCCATGACGCGCAGATCGGGAACCGGGTGATCCTTGTGAACCATGTGGCCATCGCGGGCCATTGCGTGCTGGGCGATGACGTGATCGTGGGCGGCTTGTCGGGCGTGCATCAATTCGTGCGGATCGGGCAGGGCGCGATCATCGGTGCGGTTACCATGGTGACGAATGATGTGATCCCCTATGGCCTTGTGCAGGCCCCGCGTGGCGAGTTGGACGGGCTGAACCTTGTCGGGCTGAAACGGCGGGGGGTGGAGCGGGGTGAGATCACCGCTTTGCGCGCGGCCTATCAGATGCTGGCGCAGGGGGAGGGGACGTTCCTTGACCGGGCGCGAAAACTTTCGGAGGAAACCGACAGCGCCTATGTGCGCGAGGTGACCGAGTTCGTCCTGTCGGCCTCGGACCGGTCCTTCCTGACGCCGAAATGA
- a CDS encoding LpxI family protein: protein MTRTAIIAGAGGLPAAVMAAMAERPFVAALEGFSPAGVAPDLWFRVERLVPFLRALADAGVTRVCFAGAVQRPRLDPALFDPDTATMVPRLLAAMGQGDDATLREVLAIFEEADFALMGVAEIAPALVPGAAVLCGTVTDRDRADAARAAAIVAALGRVDVGQGAVVQQGLCLAVEALPGTDAMLAGVAAIPAGLRPAGAKGVFYKAPKPLQDRRIDLPALGVETVRRVAAAGLGGVVWEAGGVICLDLPGMVAEAESAGLFLWAREP from the coding sequence ATGACGCGGACGGCGATCATTGCGGGGGCGGGCGGCCTGCCTGCGGCGGTGATGGCCGCGATGGCAGAGCGGCCTTTCGTGGCGGCGCTGGAGGGGTTCTCGCCTGCGGGCGTGGCGCCGGACCTGTGGTTCCGGGTGGAGCGGCTGGTGCCATTCCTGCGCGCGCTTGCGGATGCGGGGGTGACGCGCGTCTGTTTCGCGGGCGCAGTGCAGCGGCCCCGGCTGGACCCTGCGCTGTTTGACCCCGATACGGCGACGATGGTGCCGCGCCTCCTGGCGGCCATGGGGCAGGGGGATGACGCCACCTTGCGCGAGGTGCTGGCGATTTTCGAAGAGGCGGATTTCGCACTGATGGGCGTGGCTGAGATCGCGCCTGCGCTGGTGCCAGGGGCAGCCGTGCTGTGCGGCACGGTGACGGATCGGGACCGGGCCGATGCGGCGCGGGCTGCGGCCATCGTTGCGGCCTTGGGGCGCGTCGATGTGGGGCAGGGCGCGGTGGTGCAGCAGGGGCTGTGTCTTGCTGTCGAGGCTTTGCCTGGCACGGATGCGATGCTGGCGGGCGTGGCGGCCATTCCGGCGGGATTGCGGCCTGCCGGGGCGAAGGGTGTCTTCTACAAAGCGCCAAAGCCATTGCAGGATCGGCGGATCGACCTGCCAGCCTTGGGGGTGGAAACCGTGCGCCGTGTGGCGGCGGCGGGTCTTGGCGGGGTCGTTTGGGAAGCGGGCGGGGTGATCTGCCTTGATCTGCCCGGCATGGTGGCCGAGGCCGAGTCGGCGGGCCTGTTCCTTTGGGCGCGGGAACCATGA
- the lpxB gene encoding lipid-A-disaccharide synthase translates to MKIFLVAGEPSGDRLGAALMAGLKVLSPGVEFAGVAGPLMQAEGMGSLFPMEELSVMGIAEVLPKYFHLKRRIRDVAEAVIASDAAALVTIDSPDFGLRVAALVKAARPGLRTIHYVAPSVWAWRPGRAAKMARHVDHVLALLPFEPPYMQAAGMTCDFVGHPVVAEPVASDAERAAWAGEGPLVLALPGSRRGEVARLAPVLGEVVGRLAARHPGLRVALPTVRGVAGLVREVTAGWPVRPQIVEEAGAKRGAFAAADVAIAASGTVSLELAAVGCPMVIAYDMHPLTLWLMRRAALIDTVTLVNLVSETRVVPEFIGDRCRADLIAPAVEALLAQPSAQDAAMALTMSRLGAGGEPPGLRAARSVLGVL, encoded by the coding sequence ATGAAGATCTTCCTCGTCGCCGGGGAGCCTTCGGGCGACCGTCTGGGGGCGGCCTTGATGGCGGGGTTGAAGGTGCTGTCGCCGGGGGTGGAGTTCGCGGGTGTCGCGGGGCCATTGATGCAGGCCGAAGGCATGGGGTCGCTGTTCCCGATGGAAGAGCTGTCGGTGATGGGGATCGCCGAAGTTCTGCCGAAGTACTTCCATCTGAAGCGGCGTATCCGCGACGTGGCCGAGGCGGTGATCGCCTCGGATGCGGCGGCTTTGGTGACGATCGATTCCCCTGATTTCGGGTTGCGGGTTGCGGCCTTGGTCAAGGCCGCGCGGCCGGGGTTGCGGACGATCCATTATGTGGCACCCTCGGTCTGGGCTTGGCGGCCGGGGCGGGCGGCGAAGATGGCGCGGCATGTGGATCATGTGCTGGCGCTCTTACCGTTCGAGCCGCCCTATATGCAGGCGGCAGGAATGACCTGCGATTTCGTGGGCCATCCTGTGGTGGCAGAGCCTGTGGCCTCTGACGCGGAGCGGGCGGCATGGGCCGGGGAGGGGCCGCTTGTGCTGGCCCTGCCCGGATCGCGGCGGGGCGAGGTGGCGCGGCTGGCCCCGGTTCTGGGCGAAGTGGTGGGACGGCTGGCCGCGCGGCATCCGGGGCTGCGCGTCGCCTTGCCCACGGTGCGGGGTGTGGCGGGGCTGGTGCGCGAGGTGACGGCGGGCTGGCCCGTGCGCCCGCAGATCGTGGAAGAGGCCGGGGCAAAGCGGGGGGCCTTTGCGGCGGCGGATGTGGCCATCGCGGCCTCGGGGACCGTGTCGCTGGAATTGGCGGCGGTGGGCTGCCCGATGGTGATCGCCTATGACATGCACCCTTTGACACTGTGGCTGATGCGGCGGGCGGCACTGATCGATACGGTCACGCTGGTCAATCTGGTCAGCGAGACGCGGGTGGTGCCGGAATTCATCGGGGATCGCTGCCGGGCCGATCTGATCGCGCCTGCGGTCGAGGCGCTGCTGGCGCAGCCTTCGGCGCAGGATGCGGCAATGGCCCTAACGATGTCGCGGTTGGGAGCGGGGGGAGAGCCGCCCGGACTGCGCGCGGCGCGGTCGGTGCTGGGCGTGCTTTAG
- the mnmA gene encoding tRNA 2-thiouridine(34) synthase MnmA, producing MPLDRPLNSLGLPKAPADTRVVVAMSGGVDSSVVAAMLADEGYDVVGVTLQLYDHGAALAKKGACCAGRDIHDARRVAETMGFPHYVLDYENTFREAVIEEFADAYLAGATPVPCIRCNERVKFKDLLATAKDLDADCMATGHYIQRKMGALGPELHMAADSNRDQSYFLFSTTSEQLSYLRFPLGHLASKAETRALAARYDLPVADKPDSQDICFVPNGNYAAVIEKLRPGAADPGEIVDLSGRVLGTHRGVIHYTIGQRKGLGIGGLGDPLYVVKLDPDTRRVIVGPKEALSTRTVPLREINWLGDAPLSSREEWHVNVKVRSTRPPRPAVIRPLSETEAEVELLSPEDGVSPGQACVFYAPEGSRVLGGGWIWKGR from the coding sequence ATGCCGCTTGACCGTCCGCTCAACTCGCTTGGCCTTCCCAAGGCCCCTGCCGATACCCGCGTGGTCGTCGCGATGTCGGGTGGGGTGGATTCCTCGGTCGTGGCCGCCATGCTGGCGGATGAAGGCTATGATGTCGTGGGCGTCACGCTGCAACTTTATGACCATGGCGCGGCGCTTGCGAAAAAAGGCGCATGCTGCGCGGGGCGCGATATCCACGATGCCCGCCGCGTGGCCGAAACCATGGGTTTTCCCCATTACGTCCTCGACTACGAAAACACCTTCCGCGAGGCGGTGATCGAAGAGTTTGCCGACGCCTATCTTGCCGGTGCCACCCCCGTGCCCTGCATCCGCTGCAATGAACGGGTCAAGTTCAAGGACCTGCTCGCCACCGCCAAGGATCTGGACGCCGACTGCATGGCCACAGGCCATTACATTCAGCGCAAAATGGGCGCGCTGGGGCCGGAACTGCACATGGCCGCCGACTCCAACCGCGACCAATCCTATTTCCTCTTTTCCACCACGTCGGAACAACTGTCCTACCTGCGCTTCCCACTTGGCCACCTTGCCTCAAAGGCCGAAACCCGCGCCCTTGCCGCCCGCTATGACCTGCCCGTGGCCGACAAGCCCGACAGTCAGGACATCTGCTTCGTCCCCAATGGCAACTACGCCGCAGTGATCGAAAAGCTCCGCCCCGGTGCCGCCGACCCGGGCGAGATCGTGGACCTTTCTGGTCGCGTCCTTGGCACGCATCGGGGGGTGATCCATTACACGATCGGCCAGCGGAAAGGCCTCGGCATCGGGGGCCTTGGCGATCCGCTTTACGTGGTGAAACTTGACCCAGACACCCGCCGCGTGATCGTCGGGCCGAAAGAGGCGCTCTCTACCCGCACGGTTCCCTTGCGTGAAATCAACTGGCTGGGCGACGCCCCCTTGTCGAGCCGCGAAGAATGGCATGTGAACGTCAAGGTCCGCTCTACGCGCCCCCCACGCCCCGCCGTGATCCGCCCGCTGTCGGAAACAGAGGCAGAGGTCGAGCTTCTCTCGCCCGAAGACGGCGTCAGCCCCGGTCAGGCCTGTGTTTTCTACGCCCCAGAAGGCAGCCGCGTGCTGGGCGGCGGCTGGATTTGGAAGGGCCGGTAA
- a CDS encoding DUF1153 domain-containing protein, producing the protein MYIKRVPGPRHVTLPDGTILTRADLPPPDTYRWVARRKAIVVQAVQHGLIGRDEALERYTLTDEELVSWEAAMIRHGAAALRATKVQQYRQF; encoded by the coding sequence ATGTATATCAAGCGCGTTCCCGGCCCTCGTCATGTGACCCTGCCGGATGGCACGATTCTGACACGGGCCGATCTGCCGCCGCCGGATACCTATCGATGGGTCGCGCGGCGCAAGGCGATTGTCGTGCAAGCGGTGCAACATGGCCTGATCGGGCGGGATGAGGCCTTGGAACGCTATACACTGACCGATGAGGAACTGGTCAGTTGGGAGGCGGCGATGATCCGTCACGGTGCGGCGGCGCTGCGGGCCACCAAGGTTCAACAATATCGACAATTTTAG
- the ctrA gene encoding response regulator transcription factor CtrA — MRVLLVEDDPATSRSIELMLTHANLNVYCTDLGEDGIDLAKLYDYDLILLDLNLPDMSGHEVLRQLRLAKIETPILILSGSDDTDSKIRGFGFGADDYLTKPFHREELIARIHAIIRRSKGHAQSIIRTGQVNVNLDAKSVDVGGKSVHLTGKEYQILELLSLRKGTTLTKEMFLNHLYGGMDEPELKIIDVFICKLRKKLAEATGGENYIETVWGRGYVMRDPVPEIAHRRVSIAAAS; from the coding sequence ATGCGAGTGCTTTTGGTTGAAGACGATCCCGCGACCTCGCGGAGCATCGAGTTGATGCTGACCCATGCGAACCTGAACGTGTACTGTACGGATCTTGGGGAAGATGGCATCGATCTGGCGAAACTCTATGACTACGATCTGATCCTTCTGGATCTGAACCTGCCCGATATGAGTGGGCATGAGGTTCTGCGCCAATTGCGGTTGGCGAAGATCGAAACCCCCATCCTGATTCTGTCCGGGTCTGATGACACCGACAGCAAGATCAGGGGATTCGGCTTTGGCGCGGATGACTATCTGACCAAACCCTTCCACCGCGAGGAATTGATCGCGCGAATCCACGCGATCATCCGCCGGTCCAAAGGTCATGCGCAGTCGATCATCCGCACCGGTCAGGTCAATGTGAACCTTGACGCCAAATCGGTGGATGTGGGCGGCAAGAGCGTGCATCTGACAGGCAAGGAGTATCAAATCCTTGAACTTCTCAGTCTGCGGAAGGGCACGACCCTGACGAAGGAGATGTTCCTCAACCATCTTTATGGCGGGATGGATGAGCCGGAACTGAAGATCATCGACGTCTTCATCTGCAAGCTGCGCAAGAAGCTGGCCGAGGCGACGGGGGGCGAAAACTATATCGAAACGGTCTGGGGGCGCGGCTATGTGATGCGCGATCCGGTGCCGGAAATTGCCCATCGTCGGGTTTCCATCGCGGCGGCGAGCTAG
- the ligA gene encoding NAD-dependent DNA ligase LigA, translated as MTDGKTIEQLSEAEARQELARLAEVIAAANRAYHSLDAPEISDADYDALKRRNAAIEARFPQFKRADSPSEQVGGAVAEGFGEIRHEIRMLSLSNAFDEEEVAEFDNRVRSFLGMEAPITYVAEPKIDGLSLSLRYEGGVLVQAATRGDGEVGENVTENALTIADIPRRVEGAPAVMEVRGEVYMAHADFAALNARQAAAGAKVFANPRNAAAGSLRQLDAAITAARPLRFFAYAWGALSEPLASSQFAAIARLKALGFQTNPLTVLCDGPAALLAQYRRIEVMRATLGYDIDGVVYKVDDLSLQARLGFRATTPRWAIAHKFPAELAWTRLEAIDIQVGRTGALSPVARLQPVTVGGVVVSNATLHNEDYIAGRDSKGEAIRGGKDIRVGDWVQVYRAGDVIPKVADVDLARRPEGAVPYVFPHRCPECGSEAVREEGDSVRRCTGGLICPAQAVERLVHFVSRAAFDIEGLGRKQVEMFFADDLLPVKEPADIFTLAARDAANPLQKLRNREGFGEKSVANLWAAIEERRRIPLARLIFALGMRHVGEVAAQDLARHYLTWDALVAAVDLARPAALAHRAADEAELEERAAAMVEGRRARVKDARDRAVAALAVPEAAKAAWTELITGDGIGPVLALSLSDTLANPEERASIARLVAYLDVLPPEARATESPVAGLTVVFTGSLEKMTRAEAKARAEALGAKVAGSVSAKTDLLVAGPGAGSKAKDAERLGVKMIDEDEWLALIGDA; from the coding sequence ATGACCGACGGAAAGACCATCGAGCAGCTTTCCGAGGCCGAGGCGCGGCAGGAACTTGCCCGTCTGGCCGAGGTGATTGCCGCAGCGAACCGGGCCTATCACAGCTTGGACGCGCCCGAGATTTCGGATGCGGATTATGATGCATTGAAGCGGCGCAACGCTGCCATCGAGGCGCGTTTCCCCCAGTTCAAGCGTGCCGATAGCCCCAGCGAACAGGTTGGCGGTGCGGTGGCCGAAGGCTTTGGGGAGATCCGGCACGAGATCAGGATGCTGTCCCTGTCCAACGCCTTTGACGAGGAGGAAGTGGCAGAGTTCGACAACCGCGTCCGATCCTTCCTTGGGATGGAGGCGCCGATCACCTATGTCGCGGAACCCAAGATCGATGGGCTGTCGCTATCCTTGCGCTATGAGGGTGGGGTTCTGGTGCAGGCCGCCACGCGGGGCGATGGCGAAGTGGGCGAGAATGTCACCGAAAACGCGCTGACCATCGCGGATATTCCCCGCCGGGTGGAGGGCGCGCCTGCGGTGATGGAGGTGCGGGGTGAGGTCTATATGGCCCATGCCGATTTTGCGGCTCTGAACGCGCGGCAGGCGGCGGCGGGGGCGAAGGTCTTTGCCAATCCGCGCAATGCGGCGGCGGGGTCGCTGCGGCAGTTGGATGCCGCGATCACGGCGGCGCGTCCGCTGCGGTTTTTTGCCTATGCTTGGGGGGCACTGTCAGAGCCGCTGGCAAGCTCACAATTCGCGGCAATTGCTCGGCTGAAAGCCTTGGGATTTCAGACAAATCCCTTGACGGTGCTGTGTGATGGGCCTGCCGCCCTGCTCGCGCAGTATCGGCGGATCGAGGTGATGCGCGCAACGCTTGGCTATGACATCGACGGGGTGGTCTACAAGGTGGATGACCTGTCGCTTCAGGCCCGGTTGGGGTTCCGGGCCACGACGCCACGCTGGGCCATCGCGCATAAATTCCCTGCCGAACTGGCCTGGACGCGGCTGGAGGCAATTGACATTCAGGTGGGCCGCACCGGTGCCCTGTCGCCCGTGGCGCGGCTTCAACCCGTCACAGTGGGGGGCGTGGTCGTGTCGAACGCCACCTTGCATAATGAGGATTATATCGCGGGCCGCGACAGCAAGGGAGAGGCGATCCGCGGTGGTAAGGATATCCGCGTGGGCGATTGGGTGCAGGTCTATCGCGCAGGCGATGTGATCCCGAAGGTGGCGGATGTGGACCTTGCCCGCAGGCCTGAAGGGGCGGTGCCCTATGTCTTTCCGCATCGCTGCCCGGAATGCGGGTCCGAGGCTGTGCGGGAAGAGGGGGATTCGGTGCGCCGCTGCACGGGCGGGCTGATATGCCCCGCACAGGCGGTGGAGCGATTGGTGCATTTCGTGTCGCGCGCGGCCTTTGATATTGAGGGACTGGGGCGCAAGCAGGTGGAGATGTTCTTTGCCGATGATCTGCTGCCGGTGAAAGAGCCTGCGGACATCTTTACCCTTGCCGCAAGAGATGCCGCCAACCCTTTGCAAAAGCTGCGCAATCGGGAAGGGTTCGGCGAGAAGTCGGTGGCCAATCTGTGGGCTGCAATCGAGGAACGGCGGCGTATTCCCTTGGCGCGGCTGATCTTTGCCTTGGGGATGCGGCATGTGGGTGAGGTGGCGGCGCAGGACCTCGCGCGGCACTATCTGACTTGGGACGCGTTGGTGGCAGCCGTCGATCTGGCGCGGCCTGCGGCGCTGGCCCATCGCGCGGCGGATGAGGCGGAGTTGGAAGAACGTGCCGCCGCCATGGTCGAGGGGCGGCGGGCAAGGGTGAAGGACGCGCGGGATCGCGCGGTGGCGGCGCTGGCCGTGCCAGAGGCGGCGAAGGCTGCATGGACCGAGTTGATCACCGGGGATGGGATCGGGCCAGTGCTGGCGCTGTCCTTGTCGGACACGTTGGCCAACCCTGAAGAACGCGCCTCGATTGCGCGGTTGGTGGCTTATCTTGACGTCCTGCCGCCCGAGGCGCGGGCGACGGAATCGCCGGTGGCGGGGCTGACGGTTGTCTTCACCGGGAGTTTGGAAAAGATGACGCGGGCCGAGGCCAAGGCGCGGGCCGAGGCGTTGGGGGCCAAGGTTGCCGGGTCGGTCTCGGCCAAGACCGATCTTCTGGTGGCAGGTCCCGGCGCGGGGTCAAAGGCGAAGGATGCGGAACGTTTGGGCGTGAAGATGATCGACGAGGACGAATGGCTCGCCCTCATCGGGGATGCATGA
- the recG gene encoding ATP-dependent DNA helicase RecG, with protein sequence MTRPAELFPLFAGLETLEGVGEKTAKAFAGLGVDRPKDLLFLLPHSGVDRARKASVRDVVPPCTVTVEVEVGAHFPPRVKGKPYRVLVRDAQLEFTLVFFHARGDFLQRLLPTGQRRLISGKVELFDGVAQMVHPDHVLRPEEAGELPVYEPVYPLTAGVTQKVVAKAVAGALARAPDLPEWIDGPLLAREGWPSWHKALLAVHGPQGAADLAPTHPARQRLAYDELLAHQLTLALARATLRKQKGLPTVGDGSLRGKVIAGLPYALTGAQARAVEEIAQDMEGPFRMNRLLQGDVGAGKTLVAFLALLIAVEAGGQGVMMAPTEILARQHFEGLAPLAAAAGVRLELLTGRDKGAERAAKLRDLAEGRIAVLVGTHAVFQKDVLFHDLRLAVVDEQHRFGVAQRMELGAKGAATDTLVMTATPIPRSLALATYGDMDVSVLDEKPPGRKPIRTALVSTGRMDEVVGHLTKAVAEGRQAYWVCPLVEESEVLDYASAEARFIHLRAALGDAVVGMVHGQMPPAEKDAAMARFVAGDTKVLVATTVIEVGVNVPNASIMVIERAETFGLAQLHQLRGRVGRGAAESTCLLMYQAPLSEGGERRLKVLRDTEDGFRIAEEDLAMRGAGDLIGTAQSGLPRFRVADLERQGALMAVAQSDARRLLADDPALDGPRGKAARMLLWLLDQDRAIRLIGVG encoded by the coding sequence ATGACGCGGCCTGCGGAACTTTTTCCGCTTTTTGCGGGGCTGGAAACGCTGGAGGGCGTGGGCGAGAAGACGGCCAAGGCCTTTGCCGGGCTGGGGGTGGACAGGCCCAAGGACCTGCTGTTCCTGCTGCCCCATTCCGGGGTGGACCGGGCGCGGAAGGCATCGGTTCGGGATGTGGTGCCGCCCTGCACCGTGACGGTGGAGGTGGAGGTTGGGGCGCATTTCCCACCGCGTGTGAAGGGCAAGCCCTATCGTGTGCTGGTGCGGGATGCGCAACTGGAATTCACACTGGTTTTTTTCCATGCGCGGGGGGATTTCCTGCAACGGCTGCTGCCGACGGGGCAGAGGCGGTTGATTTCCGGCAAGGTGGAACTGTTTGATGGCGTGGCGCAGATGGTGCATCCCGACCATGTGCTGCGGCCAGAGGAAGCGGGGGAGTTGCCGGTCTATGAGCCGGTCTATCCGCTGACCGCCGGGGTGACGCAGAAGGTTGTGGCAAAGGCGGTGGCCGGGGCCTTGGCGCGGGCGCCCGATCTGCCGGAATGGATCGACGGGCCGCTTTTGGCGCGCGAGGGTTGGCCTTCATGGCACAAGGCGCTGCTGGCGGTGCATGGGCCACAAGGGGCGGCGGACCTTGCGCCCACCCATCCGGCGCGGCAGCGGCTAGCCTATGATGAATTGCTGGCGCATCAGCTGACGCTGGCTTTGGCGCGGGCGACATTGCGCAAGCAGAAGGGGCTGCCGACGGTTGGCGATGGGTCCTTGCGCGGGAAAGTGATTGCCGGGTTGCCCTATGCACTCACCGGGGCGCAGGCGCGGGCGGTGGAAGAGATCGCGCAGGATATGGAAGGGCCGTTCCGCATGAACCGCCTGTTGCAGGGGGATGTGGGGGCGGGGAAGACCCTCGTCGCCTTTCTTGCCCTGCTGATCGCGGTGGAGGCGGGGGGGCAGGGCGTGATGATGGCGCCCACAGAGATTTTGGCCCGGCAGCATTTCGAAGGGCTGGCCCCTTTGGCTGCGGCGGCGGGGGTGCGGCTGGAGCTGTTGACGGGCCGCGACAAGGGGGCGGAGCGAGCGGCCAAGTTGCGCGATCTGGCCGAGGGGCGGATTGCGGTTCTAGTGGGCACGCATGCCGTGTTTCAGAAGGATGTGTTGTTCCATGACCTGCGGCTTGCAGTGGTGGATGAGCAGCACCGTTTTGGCGTGGCGCAGCGGATGGAATTGGGGGCGAAGGGGGCCGCGACGGATACGCTGGTGATGACGGCGACGCCGATCCCGCGGTCGCTGGCGCTGGCGACCTATGGGGATATGGATGTGTCCGTGCTGGATGAAAAGCCGCCCGGACGGAAGCCGATCCGCACGGCTTTGGTATCCACGGGGCGGATGGATGAGGTCGTGGGCCATTTGACCAAGGCGGTGGCCGAGGGGCGGCAGGCCTATTGGGTTTGTCCCTTGGTCGAAGAGTCCGAGGTGCTGGACTATGCCAGCGCCGAGGCGCGGTTCATCCACTTGCGCGCTGCATTGGGTGACGCTGTGGTGGGCATGGTGCATGGCCAGATGCCGCCCGCCGAGAAGGACGCCGCGATGGCGCGGTTTGTGGCCGGAGATACGAAGGTTCTGGTCGCGACGACGGTGATCGAGGTGGGGGTCAATGTGCCCAACGCGTCGATCATGGTGATCGAGCGGGCTGAAACATTCGGCCTTGCGCAACTGCATCAGTTGCGGGGGCGCGTGGGGCGGGGGGCGGCGGAGTCGACCTGCCTTTTGATGTATCAGGCCCCGTTGAGCGAGGGGGGCGAGCGGCGGTTGAAGGTGCTGCGCGATACCGAGGACGGGTTCCGCATCGCGGAAGAGGATCTGGCAATGCGGGGGGCGGGCGATCTGATCGGCACGGCGCAATCGGGTTTGCCGCGTTTCCGCGTGGCGGATCTGGAGCGGCAGGGGGCGTTGATGGCGGTGGCGCAAAGTGATGCGCGGCGGCTTTTGGCGGATGACCCGGCGTTGGACGGGCCTAGGGGCAAGGCGGCGCGGATGTTGCTTTGGTTGCTGGATCAGGACCGGGCGATCCGGTTGATTGGGGTCGGATAA
- a CDS encoding iron-sulfur cluster assembly scaffold protein, with product MSDSDLVKLYSGRILELAADIPHLGRLPAPEGSAKKRSPLCGSTVTVDLTLDGDRIASYGQDVKACALGQASASVTARAILGRTRDEVAQARTELEAMLKRGGPVPAAPFDGLEVLLPARDYANRHASILLSLDATLAAMDEALKARAAV from the coding sequence ATGAGCGACAGCGACCTCGTCAAGCTCTACTCGGGCCGCATCCTTGAACTGGCGGCCGATATCCCGCATCTGGGCCGCCTCCCTGCACCCGAGGGCAGCGCCAAGAAACGCTCGCCTCTATGTGGATCGACCGTCACTGTGGACCTTACGCTCGATGGCGACCGTATCGCCAGCTACGGGCAGGACGTAAAGGCCTGCGCCTTGGGGCAAGCCTCGGCCTCTGTCACAGCCCGCGCCATTCTTGGCCGCACAAGGGATGAGGTGGCACAGGCCCGCACCGAACTTGAAGCCATGCTGAAACGCGGCGGCCCCGTCCCCGCCGCCCCTTTCGATGGGCTGGAGGTGCTGCTTCCCGCCCGCGATTATGCCAATCGCCACGCCTCGATTCTTCTGTCCCTCGACGCCACGCTTGCTGCGATGGATGAGGCGCTCAAGGCTCGCGCGGCGGTCTGA
- the hisI gene encoding phosphoribosyl-AMP cyclohydrolase: MSFDPASLKYDANGLIPCIAQDHATGEVLMMAWMTAEAVARTVASGRVTYWSRSRGAFWVKGETSGHVQRLVELRVDCDRDALLALVEQEGPACHTNRRSCFYTAVRDGGEVVIADPMV; encoded by the coding sequence ATGTCCTTTGACCCTGCAAGCCTAAAGTATGACGCAAATGGGTTGATCCCCTGTATCGCGCAGGACCATGCCACCGGCGAGGTGTTGATGATGGCCTGGATGACCGCCGAAGCCGTGGCGCGGACGGTAGCGTCAGGGCGGGTGACCTATTGGAGCCGGTCGCGTGGGGCCTTTTGGGTAAAGGGCGAAACATCTGGCCACGTGCAGCGATTGGTGGAGTTGCGGGTGGACTGCGACCGGGATGCGCTTTTGGCACTGGTCGAGCAGGAGGGACCAGCCTGCCATACGAATCGGCGGTCCTGTTTCTATACGGCGGTGCGGGATGGGGGCGAGGTGGTGATCGCGGACCCGATGGTGTGA
- a CDS encoding YbaK/EbsC family protein, with amino-acid sequence MSKSLARVTAALHSAGLDITPLEMPGETRTAQQAADAAGVQLDQIVKSILFAGAESGRLYLFLTAGGNQVAPDRATSLAGEPLARAGIDQVRAVTGFAIGGVAPVGHLTPLPIWADPRLTDFPVVWAAAGTPRHIFPIAPADLIRISGATLAPFTA; translated from the coding sequence ATGAGCAAAAGCCTCGCCCGCGTCACTGCCGCACTCCACTCCGCAGGCCTCGACATCACGCCCCTTGAAATGCCCGGCGAAACCCGCACGGCACAGCAGGCGGCGGATGCGGCAGGCGTCCAACTGGACCAGATCGTAAAATCCATCCTCTTTGCGGGCGCAGAGAGCGGGCGGCTCTATCTCTTCCTCACCGCTGGCGGCAATCAGGTCGCCCCCGACCGCGCCACTTCCCTTGCAGGCGAACCGCTTGCCCGCGCCGGGATCGATCAGGTCCGTGCGGTCACGGGCTTTGCCATCGGCGGCGTGGCACCGGTGGGCCACCTCACCCCTTTGCCGATCTGGGCCGACCCCCGCCTGACCGATTTTCCCGTGGTCTGGGCTGCCGCGGGCACCCCCCGCCACATCTTCCCCATCGCGCCCGCCGATCTGATCCGCATCTCCGGCGCAACCCTCGCCCCTTTCACAGCCTGA